The DNA window GACCTGAAGCCAAATAACACCTAAATGGCATAACACTAGTGGTCCAGGCAACAAGGAAAAGGGAACCCCACTAAACAAATCAATATGGACCTCTCTTCCGTGCACTGACCTATGGAGACAAATTGTCAGAGCACCACAAAGCTTGTTAGTCGTTACATGATCGACTGCCTCCATGCCATACTCCCGAAACAATCACCAATCATGAATGGAGGTCTAGTAATAAGCTATTTGCTTAATGGCACTAGACCTTTGATTTTAAATTGGTAATAACTTGCTATATTGCTAGAGCTTCATTCTCTCTATAGTCTATATCACGCCCTCATAGATGAAGAGGAGCTGCTGATGCACGGGCATATGAAATTTATGGTCAAACTCGACTTTGTTTGTGAGTTGAAATTGACAGAGAgcaaacaaaaagaaaaaaaaacgtaTACCTTGTTTGCACTTTTCTTCATTATATCTTCACTCTTTGCCAATTTCATACCTTATAGAAATAGAGTCAAGCTCAATCTTAGAAGTTTACATGCTTGTGCATCATTACCTCCTCTATATGTATgagttcttttttttcctttagaTTTTTTCAAAACACACGAACATGGTTTTTAGTGGGGTTTTCACGATTCCACCAAATGGGCTTCTTCCATCGAATATTAATTCCTGCTTGCTTTGTAGCTCATAAACTTGAGAAATGGAGACCAAACTAAGGCCAGTCTCAGTGGGGATTTCATGAGAAGTTTCATGGGCATTAAATGGCATGCCACATCAGCAAATTTGCTAACATGGCAGGGTCATTATGGGGAGAGAGAAGACAGAGTTTCATGGGATGTGAGAGGAGTTTCATCACCATGAAACTCAGCCGGCACAGTTACCAAATTCTCGCTCTTGGTAGCTGTGCAATGAATTTGTGCACTGAAACTGGCCTAACACCAACCATCCTTAGTAAAACAGGAAAATTGGTTGGTATGAGTGAGAATTTGCACTGAACCCTTTCAAATTTTCAGAAATGGAGACCAAACTAACACCAACCATCCTTAGTAAAGCAGGAGAGATTAATAGGACAGCTAGATCTAACCTTTAATCTCAACTTTAGGTCATCGAATTCAGCATCTGTCATGATGGGGGTGCCAGCCACATATGCCATGGAGGCCTCcaaaaacctttgctcatccgGGCCTAATAACCAAAAACAAAGGAACATTGATTAGTAATTAGCACGATCAAATCATTTCCATGCATCAGAGACGAACAAAATCAAGATGGGCTTACGAAAACGCGCTTACTTAGCATGACAACGCTGCTGCCTTCCCACATGAGCTCCTCCTTGAGGTTATCGAACTCCTCGTTGGACATGATGGCCTTCTGTTCGTAGTAGAACGCCTAAACACCAGGAGCAGCAAATACCTCGATTCAATTCAATTCACCACCAGGTATAAAGTAAAAGTAAAAAAAACGCGCGGACGTGCCTGCAACGCCTGGAGGAACTCCTGCTCCATCTCCCCGATGGTCTTCTTCTGCTTGCCGTCGATGCTGCAGTAGGGGAGCACGTTGCTGTCCACCACCTCGTCGTCCTGCTGCTGCACCTGGCCCTGCGCCTCGCCCTCGGAGGCGAGAGCCCGCCACCGGccggggcgggcgcgggggcgcgcCGGCACCGCCGTTGTCAAGACGCGGCACCTCGGGGAGGtggacgccgcggcggcggcggcgcggggcgagcgccggagcgccggcggcgggggcaggggcgcggggaGGCGGCACGGCAGGGAGAGCCGCGCGTCGGAGGCCATGGCGCGCGCGGCGAGCGGGCGGTCGCCCCGGCGAGAcggagaagggaggagaggggagagcGCGTGCGCGGGAGATACTTTTTCGTTTCTGTGTGGCGCGGGGGTGGCTGGCGATCGCGGAGGGATAAGGCGGGTGGGGGCGGCGTTCGGAGATGCGTGGTGGAGGCGCCGGGAGGCCTCTCGATGTTTTCTTGCGGCCATGCGGCCTCGTGCGTTTCCTTCTTCCTGGTGGGCGGTGGCTCAGCAGTCAGCCAGTCAGCAACGTCGTTAATTCGAAATTCCAATGTAAAATAAAGTTCATGTTACTCCCTGAACTCCTTTTGGAGTCTACAAATCAACCCTAATTATGAAACTGTCTGCTTTTCTACAGTGTGTTTCggggaaaaaaaaacaaaacctCAACCGAAGAGATGCGGTTAAGCCTGGAAGGAATAGTGAAGAGGAGAAGATACGGAGTTGTGTCAAAAAGTGTGTTCCTAGTCCTTCTTGGAACATCCGATTATTGTAGAAGCTAAACGAAGTGTTGCTAACTTGCTACACGTATTTAAAAGTTTCTACCACCAAAATGAGAATATCAAGATTAGCACAATTAGCAGTTTAGCACAAGGTTAAGAACATAATTGTGCTAGATTAGACTAGTTTGTATCTTCACatcttatttt is part of the Panicum hallii strain FIL2 chromosome 2, PHallii_v3.1, whole genome shotgun sequence genome and encodes:
- the LOC112882166 gene encoding PGR5-like protein 1B, chloroplastic; this encodes MAARKHREASRRLHHASPNAAPTRLIPPRSPATPAPHRNEKVSPAHALSPLLPSPSRRGDRPLAARAMASDARLSLPCRLPAPLPPPPALRRSPRAAAAAASTSPRCRVLTTAVPARPRARPGRWRALASEGEAQGQVQQQDDEVVDSNVLPYCSIDGKQKKTIGEMEQEFLQALQAFYYEQKAIMSNEEFDNLKEELMWEGSSVVMLSPDEQRFLEASMAYVAGTPIMTDAEFDDLKLRLKKEGSDIVQEGPRCSLRSRKVYSDLTVDYFKMFLLNVPAAVVALTLFFFLDDLTGFEITYLLELPEPYSFIFTWFAALPLIFWVAQSITNAIVKDFLILKGPCPNCGNENLSFFGTILSVPSGGAKNSVKCANCGTELVYDSASRLITLPELAEA